One region of Brachyspira hampsonii genomic DNA includes:
- the ruvB gene encoding Holliday junction branch migration DNA helicase RuvB — MDKESITNAEENSYDKPNNNIRPQGFDDFLGQKNIKSKLKVFINSAKKREVSLDHILFYGPPGLGKTTLAQIIANEMGSNIKATSAPIIERPGDLASILTTLGEKDILFIDEIHRLRTVVEEVLYSAMEDFFVDIKVGEGTSAKSFRVKLPHFTLIGATTRSGLLSTPLYDRFGIVERLEFYTNEDLANIVKRSSEFLNINITDEAALSIASRSRGTPRIVNRLLRRVFDFATVHDVLKIDEKFACDSLEKLGIDKNGFEALDKLYLNTIIKHYNGGPVGVDTLSVSLSEQIETIEDVIEPYLIQCGFIKRTPKGRVATNKAYAYLNLSSKYDDNYNNEERGLFDF; from the coding sequence ATGGATAAAGAAAGCATAACAAATGCTGAAGAAAACTCTTATGATAAGCCTAATAACAATATAAGACCTCAAGGCTTTGATGACTTTTTAGGACAGAAAAATATAAAATCAAAATTGAAAGTCTTTATAAATAGTGCTAAAAAAAGAGAGGTTTCTTTAGATCATATATTATTTTATGGTCCTCCAGGACTTGGAAAAACTACATTAGCCCAAATAATAGCAAATGAAATGGGAAGCAATATAAAAGCTACATCAGCACCTATAATAGAGCGTCCAGGCGACTTGGCATCTATACTTACTACTTTGGGAGAAAAAGATATATTATTTATAGATGAGATACATAGGCTTAGAACTGTAGTTGAAGAAGTTCTTTATTCAGCTATGGAAGATTTTTTTGTAGATATAAAGGTAGGAGAGGGAACATCTGCTAAAAGTTTCAGAGTTAAATTACCTCATTTCACTCTTATAGGAGCTACAACAAGAAGCGGTTTGCTAAGCACTCCTTTATATGACAGATTTGGAATAGTAGAAAGGCTTGAGTTTTATACTAATGAAGATTTGGCTAATATAGTAAAGAGAAGTTCTGAATTTCTTAATATCAATATTACAGATGAAGCTGCACTATCTATAGCTTCAAGGTCAAGAGGAACTCCTAGAATAGTTAATCGTCTTTTAAGAAGAGTTTTTGACTTTGCTACAGTACATGATGTTTTAAAAATAGATGAGAAGTTTGCTTGTGATTCTCTTGAAAAGTTGGGTATAGATAAAAATGGATTTGAAGCACTTGACAAACTTTATTTAAATACTATCATTAAACATTATAATGGAGGTCCTGTAGGAGTTGATACTTTATCGGTGTCTTTATCCGAGCAGATAGAAACCATAGAAGATGTAATAGAGCCTTATCTTATACAATGCGGATTTATTAAAAGAACACCAAAAGGCAGAGTAGCTACAAATAAGGCTTATGCTTATTTAAATCTTTCTTCAAAGTATGACGATAATTATAATAATGAAGAAAGAGGATTATTTGATTTTTAA
- a CDS encoding M23 family metallopeptidase — MIFKELPILITDDTSTKEKKSNAQLDKYYLEETSKDVKNLAKKFVGNFKDANKSADNSNSRFDINYKKNVKLTPSSRYKAPKTKIKFNRTKKLLNNLYNATYGIRHTFNSVIGAIERKGNHERSILIFYDDEEHGIRLPINNFMILFLFLVFSALIYTGYDAYNRQKTAREFYNTLSAREAKTYTLIEDYKKSLNRFSKALTDYNNIMKSISYTIDYNDVGTFNNNNNLNNNESLNIEKMLSELNSYQKNVLSFMEVSPKIHKEIPLGWPVAGGGRISSGFGARLSPFNQEKSYHYGVDIAGPYGTPILAVADGTVSFAGWRNGYGWFVLITHANGYQTAYGHNSKLLVDYGQKVKRGDRIALIGNTGRTTGIHCHFEVRIGGDHKNPMPYLSARF; from the coding sequence TTGATTTTTAAGGAGTTACCCATTTTAATTACAGACGATACTTCAACAAAAGAGAAAAAATCCAATGCGCAGTTGGATAAATATTATTTGGAAGAAACTTCAAAAGATGTTAAAAATTTAGCGAAAAAATTCGTGGGCAATTTCAAAGATGCTAATAAATCTGCTGATAATTCTAATTCCCGCTTTGATATAAACTATAAAAAAAATGTAAAACTAACACCATCTTCAAGATATAAAGCTCCGAAAACAAAAATAAAATTCAATAGAACCAAAAAACTTCTAAATAATTTATATAATGCTACTTACGGAATAAGACATACATTTAATTCGGTTATAGGGGCCATTGAAAGAAAAGGGAATCATGAAAGAAGCATACTCATATTTTATGATGATGAAGAACATGGAATAAGACTTCCTATTAATAATTTTATGATTTTATTTCTTTTTTTAGTATTCTCTGCTTTGATTTATACAGGTTATGATGCATATAACAGACAAAAAACAGCTAGAGAATTTTACAACACTCTTTCTGCAAGAGAAGCTAAAACTTATACCTTAATAGAAGATTATAAAAAATCTTTAAATAGATTTTCTAAAGCTTTAACAGATTATAATAATATCATGAAATCTATATCCTATACAATAGATTATAATGATGTTGGTACTTTCAATAATAACAATAATTTAAATAATAATGAATCTTTAAATATTGAAAAAATGCTTAGTGAATTAAACTCCTATCAAAAGAATGTTCTTTCATTTATGGAAGTATCTCCAAAAATACATAAAGAAATTCCTTTAGGCTGGCCTGTTGCAGGAGGCGGAAGAATATCAAGCGGATTCGGAGCTAGATTATCTCCTTTCAATCAGGAAAAAAGTTATCACTATGGTGTTGATATAGCAGGACCTTATGGTACTCCTATACTTGCTGTTGCTGATGGTACTGTTTCATTTGCAGGCTGGCGAAACGGATACGGCTGGTTTGTTTTAATCACGCATGCTAATGGGTATCAGACTGCTTATGGTCATAATTCTAAACTTCTTGTTGATTATGGACAGAAGGTAAAGAGAGGAGATCGTATAGCTTTAATAGGAAACACTGGAAGAACCACAGGGATACATTGTCATTTCGAGGTTAGGATAGGAGGAGATCATAAGAATCCTATGCCTTATTTGAGTGCCAGATTCTAG
- a CDS encoding alanine/glycine:cation symporter family protein, which produces MIEMIAKINNVVNSFVWGPIMLTLLVGTGIYLSIITGFIQITKIPLWIKHTFGALAKKNDLDDNITPFQAVSTALASTVGTGNIAGVTTAIVAGGPGALFWMWFAAFFGMVTKYSEVILAVHYRIKDDLGHHHGGPMYYISKGANMPWLGSIFAAFAALACFGAGNMTQTNAMAGVIYQNFGIPHIVTGIVVVILTAVIIIGGIRRIATVTEKLVPFMCVIYIISGIIILIMNADKIPHAFQRVFQEAFSLKQVGAGFMGYTIMMGMKFGFARGVFSNEAGLGTAPMAHGASNSKNPIEQGLWGIFEVLIDTFFVCTLTGLIAIIFLEANQGTKLNGAELISFSFGDNLGYAGSVILTISLVLFAFSTFVGWSHYGVVALGYLTKRNKIASYSYRVIFLIIGIIGAVSQLDLIWAIADTLNGLMAIPNLIGLLILSPKIAKLTRDYLKDPNSTIMKD; this is translated from the coding sequence ATGATAGAAATGATAGCTAAAATAAATAATGTTGTTAATAGCTTTGTATGGGGACCAATAATGCTTACATTATTAGTAGGCACAGGAATATATTTAAGCATAATAACAGGTTTTATACAAATAACAAAAATACCTTTATGGATTAAGCATACATTCGGAGCATTAGCAAAAAAAAATGATTTAGATGATAATATTACTCCTTTTCAAGCGGTAAGCACAGCATTAGCCAGCACTGTAGGTACAGGAAATATTGCTGGTGTTACTACTGCAATAGTGGCAGGAGGACCTGGGGCTTTATTTTGGATGTGGTTTGCTGCTTTTTTTGGTATGGTTACTAAATATTCAGAGGTTATTTTAGCTGTTCACTATAGAATAAAAGATGATTTAGGTCATCATCATGGCGGTCCTATGTATTATATATCCAAAGGAGCTAATATGCCTTGGCTTGGAAGTATATTTGCTGCTTTTGCTGCTTTAGCATGTTTTGGGGCTGGAAATATGACTCAGACTAATGCTATGGCGGGGGTTATTTATCAGAATTTTGGAATTCCGCATATAGTTACAGGAATAGTTGTTGTAATTTTAACCGCTGTTATTATTATAGGCGGAATAAGAAGAATAGCTACTGTTACTGAAAAATTAGTCCCTTTTATGTGCGTTATATATATCATTTCAGGTATCATTATATTAATTATGAATGCAGATAAAATACCTCATGCATTTCAGAGAGTATTTCAAGAGGCTTTTTCATTAAAACAGGTAGGAGCCGGATTTATGGGATATACTATAATGATGGGTATGAAATTTGGATTTGCAAGGGGAGTATTTTCTAATGAGGCTGGTTTAGGTACTGCTCCAATGGCTCATGGGGCTAGCAATTCAAAAAATCCTATAGAGCAGGGTTTATGGGGAATATTTGAAGTGCTTATAGATACTTTCTTTGTATGTACTTTAACAGGGCTTATAGCTATAATATTCTTAGAAGCCAATCAGGGAACTAAATTAAATGGTGCTGAACTTATCTCTTTTTCATTCGGAGATAATTTAGGATATGCTGGCTCTGTAATACTTACAATATCTTTAGTATTATTTGCTTTTTCTACATTTGTGGGTTGGTCTCATTATGGTGTTGTTGCTTTAGGATATCTTACAAAAAGAAATAAAATAGCTTCATATTCATACAGAGTAATATTCTTAATTATAGGTATAATTGGTGCTGTAAGTCAATTAGACTTGATATGGGCTATAGCCGATACTTTAAATGGTCTTATGGCTATACCTAATCTTATCGGGCTTCTTATACTATCACCCAAAATAGCTAAACTTACTCGTGATTATCTTAAAGATCCTAATTCTACTATAATGAAAGATTGA
- the alr gene encoding alanine racemase: MSNYTIAEIDLSIFKKNMQIIRSIINNVKLLNIVKANAYGHGLIEISKASEQFGADALGVANVEEGIKIREAGVKLPILVLFQHFKDESDLVCKYNLSPIISNDECLEYYDRFLKKNGGSLNLYIKVDTGLNRMGAKPEEVVPLAKKVLSYDTLNIEGINTHYAASDMNDDYSVNFTNKQIKIFHEVLNNLKENGIEIKNAHTSNSAAIISYKNTYFDMVRAGIILYGYNDNILGIKPILNLKSYVVLVRNIKKGESISYGMTWTASKDTRVAVIPIGYADGIPRKLSNNWEVKINGKYYPLRGRVCMDSIIAEIGNDNIKTGDEVLIFGNDKKLNADALASRIDTISHEILVNIGERVKRVYINNN, encoded by the coding sequence ATGTCAAATTATACTATTGCTGAAATTGATTTATCCATTTTTAAGAAGAATATGCAGATTATAAGATCCATCATAAATAATGTTAAACTTCTTAATATTGTTAAAGCAAATGCTTATGGGCATGGTTTAATAGAAATATCTAAGGCATCTGAGCAATTTGGAGCTGATGCTTTAGGGGTTGCCAATGTTGAAGAGGGAATAAAAATAAGAGAAGCTGGTGTTAAACTTCCTATATTAGTTCTGTTTCAGCATTTTAAAGATGAGTCTGATTTGGTATGCAAATATAATTTAAGTCCTATTATAAGTAATGATGAATGTTTAGAATATTATGATAGATTTTTAAAAAAGAATGGCGGAAGCTTAAATTTATATATAAAAGTTGATACAGGATTAAACAGAATGGGAGCCAAACCTGAAGAAGTTGTACCTTTAGCAAAAAAAGTATTATCTTATGACACTCTGAATATAGAAGGTATTAATACTCATTATGCCGCTTCTGATATGAATGATGATTACTCTGTTAATTTTACTAATAAACAGATAAAAATTTTTCATGAGGTATTAAATAATCTTAAAGAAAATGGTATAGAAATAAAAAATGCTCATACTTCTAATTCAGCAGCTATAATTTCATATAAGAATACATATTTTGACATGGTTAGGGCTGGAATAATATTGTATGGATATAATGATAATATTTTAGGTATTAAGCCTATATTAAATTTAAAATCGTATGTTGTTTTGGTTAGAAATATAAAAAAAGGAGAAAGCATTTCTTATGGAATGACCTGGACTGCTAGTAAGGATACAAGAGTTGCTGTAATACCAATAGGATACGCTGACGGAATACCAAGAAAATTATCAAATAATTGGGAAGTAAAAATTAATGGTAAATATTATCCTTTACGAGGAAGAGTATGCATGGATTCTATTATTGCTGAAATAGGAAATGACAATATAAAAACAGGTGATGAGGTCTTGATATTTGGAAATGATAAAAAACTTAATGCTGATGCTTTGGCATCAAGAATAGATACTATAAGTCATGAAATACTTGTAAATATAGGTGAAAGAGTAAAAAGAGTTTATATAAATAATAATTAG
- a CDS encoding methyl-accepting chemotaxis protein: MASEKIKLHVIRKLKILSIPLYLLVDIVIWNIALFFIYKEMPTIYGLKIVFSVISFIFLFKYLKIWKINSDIRLASRVILIFFIISLIGSVIEIVTYSLINKIFIHTMTLALFNATINAVLLSCVFMFLFKIMSKDFELDENISTFYIPLIAKLGLIVYLFFSTIILAFLMNYVSVQEDVYLKNYSNSILNEILAVSDNIKRINDNIKSDMMTYSESVLNIYSNKSVISKDDIQNSIVDRIGYINNTLKNKYNTISVNINQEYIDTDLPYSVTISKDPTTDRYSSRASDALAIHNFLENEIKDNFVTLDINVYDRNNIYISAYTPLKLFGKDIGYLISETGMEGINNVIRNNYNLSKWNYIYYTTVKRDVILSYDSRYIAENSSSILSSSPELVRNIENFDKSFGANNTFEIFYPINIGGKKSIAIISYIKELKVIGLYYKDINTVIKDSNMNLTIFNYIFISIFILFFGVYLIILKILLSSINKANKSTKMLLGGNGDLRKRISSKNNDEIGLLIYNFNLFLSSLDNLIGDLKVESYRVFEEIKVIEKIIDENTNRINDQSSSITESVASVNNIITSIQNVTSSTDQQKHAFSSASIAVEELLQTIYKINDNMERQSSAVEQTSASIEEMISNITSVARSVNKADSFSKKLLVDAHDGGDTVDEVIEAVRGIEESSDQIKEIVNVIQGIAEQTNLLAMNAAIEAAHAGEQGRGFSVVADEIRSLAEHTADNTKSITNIIKAITKRIEETVELASNSGKSLDNILDMSENTARVVSEINTANSELEVGGRDILETIRHLNNITTGVKDSVKEQMNSGDVVDSQITLLDQITREVSDIIEANSSGAKEVMHAMSFLNELSVKTVEGNKEFYTATNKLNEIFVKFNELMSKFITNADDIKEDKNENVNKNPENYTVDERMDMELRSLEEEFKNENDEFKKDDDVLEMLKEDFKNPEMFNM, translated from the coding sequence ATGGCTTCAGAAAAGATAAAACTACATGTTATTAGAAAGCTAAAAATTTTAAGTATTCCATTATATTTATTAGTGGATATTGTTATTTGGAATATAGCGTTATTTTTTATATATAAAGAAATGCCGACTATTTATGGGCTTAAGATAGTCTTTTCTGTGATATCTTTTATATTCCTATTTAAGTATTTAAAAATTTGGAAAATAAATTCTGATATAAGATTGGCAAGCAGGGTTATATTAATATTTTTTATTATTTCTCTAATAGGAAGCGTCATAGAAATTGTTACATACTCTCTTATAAATAAGATATTCATACATACTATGACATTGGCTCTATTCAATGCCACTATAAATGCAGTTTTATTATCATGCGTATTCATGTTTTTATTTAAAATAATGTCCAAAGATTTTGAATTAGATGAAAACATATCCACTTTTTATATACCTCTTATAGCTAAATTAGGGCTTATAGTATATTTATTTTTCTCTACTATAATACTAGCTTTTCTTATGAATTATGTTTCTGTACAGGAAGATGTTTATTTGAAAAATTACAGTAATTCAATATTAAATGAAATTCTTGCTGTCTCTGATAATATAAAAAGAATTAATGATAATATAAAATCAGATATGATGACTTATTCTGAATCAGTGCTTAATATTTATTCTAATAAAAGTGTAATCTCAAAAGACGATATACAAAACTCTATTGTTGATAGAATAGGATATATAAACAATACTTTAAAAAATAAATATAATACAATCTCTGTTAATATAAATCAGGAATATATAGATACGGATCTTCCTTATTCTGTAACAATATCAAAAGATCCTACTACAGACAGATACAGCAGCAGAGCATCAGATGCCTTAGCTATTCATAATTTCTTAGAAAATGAAATAAAAGATAATTTTGTAACTTTAGATATAAATGTTTATGATAGAAATAATATATATATATCTGCTTATACTCCATTAAAATTATTCGGAAAAGATATTGGATATCTGATATCTGAAACAGGAATGGAAGGTATAAATAATGTAATAAGAAATAACTATAATCTTTCTAAATGGAATTATATTTATTATACAACAGTAAAAAGAGATGTGATACTTAGTTATGACAGCCGATATATAGCTGAAAACTCATCTTCAATATTGTCATCATCACCGGAACTTGTTAGAAATATAGAAAATTTTGATAAATCATTCGGAGCCAATAATACATTTGAAATATTTTACCCTATTAACATAGGAGGAAAAAAATCTATTGCTATAATTTCATATATAAAAGAATTAAAAGTGATTGGTCTATATTATAAAGATATAAATACTGTAATAAAAGATTCTAATATGAATTTAACAATATTTAATTATATATTTATATCTATATTTATTTTATTCTTTGGTGTTTATTTAATTATTTTGAAAATACTTCTATCTTCAATAAACAAAGCAAATAAATCTACAAAAATGCTTCTAGGCGGAAACGGAGATTTAAGAAAAAGAATATCTTCAAAAAATAATGATGAAATAGGTCTTTTGATTTACAACTTTAATTTATTCTTATCTAGCTTAGACAATCTTATAGGAGACTTAAAAGTAGAAAGTTATAGGGTATTTGAAGAGATAAAAGTAATAGAAAAAATTATTGATGAAAACACAAATAGAATAAATGATCAAAGCTCAAGCATCACTGAAAGCGTAGCAAGTGTTAATAATATTATTACTTCTATACAAAATGTTACTAGTTCTACAGATCAGCAAAAGCATGCTTTTTCATCAGCTTCTATTGCTGTAGAAGAGCTTTTGCAGACAATCTATAAGATTAATGATAATATGGAGCGTCAGTCATCAGCAGTAGAACAGACTTCTGCTTCTATTGAGGAAATGATATCTAATATTACATCTGTGGCAAGAAGTGTTAATAAAGCAGATAGTTTCTCTAAAAAACTTCTTGTAGATGCACATGACGGCGGTGATACTGTAGATGAAGTTATTGAGGCTGTTAGAGGTATTGAAGAAAGTTCAGATCAAATTAAAGAGATAGTTAACGTTATTCAGGGTATCGCAGAACAGACTAACCTTCTCGCTATGAACGCAGCTATTGAGGCAGCACATGCCGGAGAACAAGGAAGAGGTTTCTCTGTAGTTGCCGATGAAATAAGATCTTTGGCAGAACATACTGCAGACAATACAAAATCTATTACAAACATCATTAAAGCTATTACTAAGAGAATAGAAGAAACAGTAGAACTTGCAAGCAACAGCGGTAAGTCTCTTGATAATATACTTGATATGTCAGAAAATACTGCAAGAGTTGTTTCTGAAATTAATACCGCAAACAGTGAATTAGAGGTCGGAGGAAGAGATATACTTGAAACTATAAGACACTTGAATAATATTACTACAGGAGTTAAAGACAGCGTAAAAGAACAGATGAACAGCGGTGATGTGGTTGATAGTCAAATTACTTTACTTGACCAGATTACTAGAGAAGTTTCTGATATAATTGAAGCTAATAGCTCAGGTGCTAAAGAAGTTATGCATGCTATGAGTTTCTTGAATGAACTTTCTGTAAAAACTGTTGAAGGTAATAAAGAATTCTATACTGCTACAAATAAATTAAATGAAATATTTGTCAAATTTAATGAGCTTATGAGTAAATTTATTACAAATGCTGATGATATAAAAGAAGATAAAAATGAAAATGTTAATAAGAATCCGGAAAATTATACTGTAGATGAAAGAATGGATATGGAACTTAGAAGTCTTGAGGAAGAGTTCAAGAATGAAAATGATGAATTTAAAAAAGATGATGATGTATTAGAGATGCTTAAAGAAGACTTTAAAAATCCGGAAATGTTTAATATGTAA
- the flgF gene encoding flagellar basal-body rod protein FlgF, with translation MVRGVYTGASGMMAEQARLDVVANNLANVDKPGFKRDTVSFKSFPEMMAARTEDDGVVIFPLGSTDVRPYVGRMGTGVEVNEVFTEWEQGSLRETGNQLDIALGDKGFFAVETPHGERYTRNGSFLIDKDHYLVTKHGYKVMGENGYIQIKTNNFNIDEEGRVSINRRYQDGNTFVQFNDNEWEDEEILDTLKIVRFDNERYLKKEGESFWVDTDISGPAYIAQKGVDRPKVLSRFLEMSNVNPINEMVRMIEVQRAYELNSKTISTHDTLVGRVINEVGRV, from the coding sequence ATGGTAAGAGGTGTTTATACAGGTGCAAGCGGCATGATGGCCGAACAAGCAAGACTTGATGTTGTAGCTAATAACTTGGCTAATGTTGATAAACCTGGATTTAAAAGAGATACAGTAAGTTTCAAATCTTTTCCGGAGATGATGGCAGCAAGAACAGAAGATGACGGAGTAGTAATATTTCCGCTTGGTTCAACAGATGTCAGACCTTATGTAGGAAGAATGGGAACAGGTGTTGAAGTAAATGAAGTTTTCACAGAATGGGAACAAGGTTCATTGAGAGAAACAGGCAATCAGCTTGATATAGCTTTGGGAGATAAAGGATTTTTCGCTGTAGAAACCCCTCATGGTGAGAGATACACAAGAAACGGAAGTTTTTTGATAGATAAAGATCATTATCTTGTAACTAAACATGGCTATAAAGTTATGGGTGAAAACGGATATATACAGATAAAAACTAATAACTTTAATATAGATGAAGAAGGAAGAGTAAGCATCAATAGAAGATATCAGGACGGCAATACATTTGTACAGTTTAATGATAATGAATGGGAAGATGAAGAGATACTTGATACTTTAAAAATAGTTCGTTTTGATAATGAAAGATATCTAAAAAAAGAAGGCGAATCTTTCTGGGTAGATACAGATATAAGCGGTCCTGCATATATAGCACAAAAAGGCGTTGACAGACCTAAAGTATTATCAAGATTCTTAGAGATGAGCAATGTAAACCCTATAAATGAGATGGTTAGAATGATAGAGGTTCAAAGAGCTTATGAATTAAATTCCAAAACTATATCTACTCATGACACATTAGTAGGCAGAGTAATTAATGAGGTAGGCAGAGTATAA
- the murA gene encoding UDP-N-acetylglucosamine 1-carboxyvinyltransferase — protein sequence MYKYVIEGSKNIGGVLKVSGSKNASLPLLVASILTDEPVILHNVPDLVDVHVLIDILEPLGKKVDFKNNTTVIISHNGKSEEAPYKLVKKMRGSIIVLGPLLAKRKHCRVSYPGGCAFGPRPIDLHLKGMEALGAKIDITAGYIDAKVEDNLIGADMDLSGKFGPTVLGTDNVMMAASLAKGTTIIRNAAKEPECVNLVDLLNAMGAKITGGGTDTITIEGVDYLHGAEFTVIPDRIETGTFLAIAAAGRGKLKLENAEPKHLSFVLDLLSDIGCDIKTTDTTIEIDASNRELKPFKVETLPYPGFPTDLQAIYTTLACTIKGKSELIEGIYPDRFSHVPELIRMGADIELNTSDIVVNGGKKLSGADVQASDLRAGAALVAAGAIAEGVTNVHRIYHIERGYENLEEKLKSINIDTKREKDDIL from the coding sequence ATGTATAAATATGTGATAGAAGGTTCAAAGAATATAGGAGGCGTATTAAAGGTATCAGGGTCAAAAAATGCATCACTTCCTTTGCTTGTGGCATCTATTCTAACAGATGAGCCTGTAATACTTCATAATGTACCAGATTTGGTAGATGTTCATGTTCTTATAGATATATTAGAGCCTTTAGGAAAGAAAGTTGATTTTAAGAATAATACAACTGTAATAATATCTCATAATGGAAAAAGTGAAGAAGCTCCTTATAAACTAGTAAAAAAAATGAGAGGCTCTATTATAGTATTAGGGCCTCTTCTAGCCAAACGAAAGCATTGCAGAGTATCATATCCGGGCGGCTGTGCTTTCGGACCAAGACCAATAGATTTGCATTTAAAAGGAATGGAAGCATTAGGAGCTAAAATAGATATAACAGCAGGATATATTGATGCTAAAGTAGAAGATAATCTCATTGGTGCTGATATGGATTTGTCTGGTAAGTTCGGCCCTACAGTGTTGGGAACAGATAATGTCATGATGGCGGCATCCTTAGCAAAAGGCACTACTATTATACGAAATGCTGCAAAAGAGCCTGAATGTGTAAATTTAGTTGATTTGCTTAATGCTATGGGAGCAAAAATAACAGGAGGAGGAACTGATACTATTACTATAGAAGGTGTAGATTATCTTCATGGTGCCGAGTTTACGGTTATACCAGACAGAATAGAAACAGGTACTTTTTTAGCGATAGCAGCAGCTGGAAGAGGAAAATTAAAACTAGAAAATGCAGAGCCTAAACATTTGAGCTTTGTACTTGATTTGCTTTCAGATATAGGCTGCGATATAAAAACTACAGATACAACCATAGAGATTGATGCATCTAATAGAGAATTAAAACCTTTTAAAGTAGAAACTTTGCCATATCCGGGTTTTCCAACAGATTTGCAGGCAATATATACTACATTAGCCTGCACAATTAAAGGTAAAAGCGAACTTATAGAGGGTATTTATCCAGACAGATTTAGCCATGTTCCAGAGCTTATTCGTATGGGAGCAGATATAGAACTCAATACTTCTGATATAGTGGTTAATGGCGGAAAGAAACTTTCAGGAGCTGATGTACAGGCAAGCGATTTGCGTGCGGGGGCTGCTTTGGTTGCTGCCGGAGCTATAGCTGAAGGTGTTACTAATGTTCATAGAATTTATCATATAGAAAGAGGCTATGAAAATTTAGAAGAAAAATTAAAATCTATTAATATAGATACAAAAAGAGAAAAAGACGATATATTATAA